The Streptomyces kanamyceticus genome window below encodes:
- a CDS encoding ATP-binding cassette domain-containing protein, whose product MTRIDKNPGGAESAVTVRGLVKHYGETKALDGVDVDVREGTVLGVLGPNGAGKTTLVRCLSTLVTPDSGTAFVAGYDVLKQPRQLRRVIGLTGQYASVDEKLSGRENLYMIGRLLDLSRKESRSRADGLLERFSLTEAAKRPASTYSGGMRRRLDLAASMIGSPAVLYLDEPTTGLDPRTRNEVWAEVKRMVADGVTVLLTTQYMEEAEQLASELTVIDRGKVIANGGIDELKAKVGGRTLRVRPADPLELRPLANALDDLGLTGIATSTVDAESGTVLVPILSDEQLTAVVGAVTARGITIGSIATELPSLDEVFLSITGHKASAPQDARPSEKELEEAAV is encoded by the coding sequence ATGACGCGAATCGACAAGAACCCCGGCGGTGCAGAGAGTGCCGTCACCGTGAGGGGACTGGTCAAGCACTACGGCGAGACCAAGGCACTGGACGGCGTGGACGTCGACGTGCGCGAGGGCACCGTCCTCGGCGTGCTCGGCCCCAACGGCGCCGGCAAGACCACACTCGTACGCTGCCTCTCCACCCTCGTCACCCCGGACTCGGGCACCGCCTTCGTAGCGGGGTACGACGTACTGAAGCAGCCCCGGCAGCTGCGCCGCGTGATCGGCCTGACCGGTCAGTACGCATCGGTGGACGAGAAGCTCTCGGGCCGCGAGAACCTGTACATGATCGGGCGGCTGCTCGACCTGTCCCGCAAGGAGTCCAGGTCCCGCGCCGACGGCCTCCTTGAGCGGTTCTCCCTGACCGAGGCGGCCAAGCGCCCGGCGAGCACCTACTCCGGCGGCATGCGCCGCCGCCTCGACCTCGCGGCGTCGATGATCGGCAGCCCGGCCGTCCTCTATCTGGACGAGCCGACGACCGGCCTCGACCCCCGCACCCGTAACGAGGTGTGGGCCGAGGTCAAGCGCATGGTCGCCGACGGCGTCACCGTGCTGCTCACCACCCAGTACATGGAGGAGGCCGAGCAGCTGGCCTCCGAGCTGACCGTCATCGACCGCGGCAAGGTCATCGCCAACGGCGGCATCGACGAGCTCAAGGCGAAGGTCGGCGGCCGCACCCTGCGGGTCCGCCCGGCCGACCCGCTGGAGCTGCGCCCGCTGGCGAACGCCCTTGACGACCTCGGCCTGACCGGCATCGCCACCTCCACGGTGGACGCCGAGTCCGGCACGGTCCTGGTGCCGATCCTCAGCGACGAGCAGCTGACCGCCGTGGTCGGCGCGGTCACCGCGCGCGGCATCACGATCGGCTCGATAGCCACCGAACTGCCCAGCCTGGACGAGGTGTTCCTGTCGATCACCGGCCACAAGGCCAGTGCTCCGCAGGACGCCCGCCCCAGCGAAAAGGAACTCGAGGAGGCCGCCGTATGA
- the panB gene encoding 3-methyl-2-oxobutanoate hydroxymethyltransferase has protein sequence MTQLSAAQKSADAPQSPDSSKALYGGKGTRRITVRDITAAKERGEKWPMLTAYDAMTASVFDEAGIPVMLVGDSAGNCHLGYETTVPVTLDEMTMLSAAVVRGTSRALIVGDLPFGSYQEGPVQALRSATRLIKEAGVGAVKLEGGERSLAQTELLVQSGIPVMSHLGLTPQSVNTMGYRVQGRGDEAAHRLLHDAKAAQDAGAFAVVLELVPEELAAEVTRSLNIPTVGIGAGAGCDAQVLVWTDMLGLTGGKMPRFVKQYADLRAVMSGAAKAFADDVVGGAFPAPEHAVH, from the coding sequence ATGACGCAGCTTTCGGCTGCCCAGAAGAGTGCCGACGCCCCCCAGAGCCCCGACAGCAGCAAGGCGCTGTACGGCGGCAAGGGCACCCGGCGCATCACTGTGCGCGACATCACCGCCGCCAAGGAGCGGGGCGAGAAGTGGCCCATGCTCACCGCCTACGACGCGATGACCGCGTCCGTCTTCGACGAGGCGGGCATCCCCGTCATGCTCGTCGGCGACTCGGCGGGCAACTGCCACCTCGGGTACGAGACGACCGTGCCCGTCACCCTCGACGAGATGACCATGCTGTCGGCGGCCGTCGTACGGGGCACGTCGCGTGCCCTGATCGTCGGTGACCTGCCGTTCGGCTCCTACCAGGAGGGACCGGTCCAGGCGCTCCGCTCGGCCACCCGCCTCATCAAGGAGGCGGGCGTCGGCGCGGTGAAGCTGGAGGGCGGCGAACGCTCCCTCGCGCAGACCGAGTTGCTGGTCCAGTCGGGCATCCCGGTCATGTCCCACCTCGGCCTGACCCCGCAGTCCGTGAACACCATGGGCTACCGCGTCCAGGGCCGCGGCGACGAGGCCGCCCACCGGCTCCTGCACGACGCCAAGGCGGCGCAGGACGCGGGCGCGTTCGCGGTCGTCCTCGAACTCGTCCCCGAGGAGCTGGCGGCCGAGGTCACCCGCTCCCTGAACATCCCGACCGTCGGGATCGGGGCGGGCGCCGGGTGCGACGCGCAGGTCCTGGTCTGGACGGACATGCTCGGCCTGACCGGCGGCAAGATGCCGCGCTTCGTCAAGCAGTACGCCGATCTGCGGGCCGTCATGTCCGGCGCGGCCAAGGCGTTCGCCGATGACGTGGTGGGCGGGGCGTTCCCGGCGCCGGAACACGCGGTCCACTGA
- a CDS encoding ABC transporter permease, with protein sequence MSATTLAAPLKTGQADARIGLRDHVRHTSALVRRNLLWIRQDPESMFDAVLMPIVFTLLFVYVFGGSIGQALGGGQDQYVQYVVPGMMAMMSMNIAMAVGTGFNQDFQNGIMDRFRTLPIGQGSVLFAKIVVELMRLLIATTIMMIVGVLVGFDITNWGGLFAAVGLSALFGTSIMWIFLVLGVSMKSAQSVQAMGFLVLMPLQFGSSIFAPTQSMPGWLQGFTDYNPLSSLADSARGLMVGGPVAHDLWVTVGWSVALTLVMAPIAIHKFRTKN encoded by the coding sequence ATGAGCGCCACCACTCTCGCGGCCCCCCTCAAGACGGGGCAGGCCGACGCCCGCATCGGCCTGCGCGACCACGTCAGGCACACCAGCGCCCTGGTCCGCCGCAATCTGCTCTGGATCCGCCAGGACCCCGAGTCGATGTTCGACGCGGTCCTGATGCCGATCGTCTTCACGCTCCTGTTCGTGTACGTCTTCGGCGGCTCCATCGGCCAGGCGCTCGGCGGCGGTCAGGACCAGTACGTGCAGTACGTGGTGCCCGGCATGATGGCGATGATGAGCATGAACATCGCCATGGCCGTCGGCACCGGCTTCAACCAGGACTTCCAGAACGGCATCATGGACCGTTTCAGGACCCTGCCGATCGGCCAGGGTTCGGTCCTCTTCGCCAAGATCGTGGTGGAGCTGATGCGGCTCCTCATCGCGACGACGATCATGATGATCGTCGGTGTCCTCGTGGGCTTCGACATCACCAACTGGGGCGGCCTGTTCGCCGCCGTGGGCCTCTCCGCCCTCTTCGGCACGTCCATCATGTGGATCTTCCTGGTGCTCGGCGTCTCCATGAAGAGCGCCCAGTCCGTGCAGGCGATGGGCTTCCTGGTCCTGATGCCGCTGCAGTTCGGCTCGTCGATCTTCGCGCCGACCCAGTCGATGCCCGGCTGGCTGCAGGGCTTCACCGACTACAACCCGCTGTCCTCGCTCGCGGACTCCGCGCGCGGCCTGATGGTCGGCGGCCCCGTCGCGCACGACCTGTGGGTGACGGTCGGCTGGTCGGTGGCGCTCACACTGGTGATGGCGCCCATCGCGATCCACAAGTTCCGCACGAAGAACTGA